One Pseudodesulfovibrio sp. S3 DNA window includes the following coding sequences:
- a CDS encoding MATE family efflux transporter — MTQSPTDTTDLTTRSIPKVIRQVAVPASVGFFFNTMFNVVDTWWAGRIDTHAVAALALSLPVYFIITALASGIGTGSTALMGSALGARDRDQAALIAVQMLSFGIFVSAFLAWFGLIFSPDIFGWLGAEGSYLTTCLEYMSPIFSCNFFTVSLFLFNAVLQSQGDTRSMRNVLILMATLNVAFDPWFIHGGFGLPAMGLAGVAWATVLLQGVGAVYLLVKARRTGLLKTNSGRNLIPRPKIYAEIARQGFPASLNSMTIALGFFVIFRFVSGFGPEAAAAYGIATRIDQIILLPTIGLSVAALTITAQNYGANRIDRIRENMKKNLLYGAMLILPLSVPIFLFAEPLMRIFTDDPAVTAIGAEYLRIDAFTLYGYVAIFVPTSILQGMKRPLFAIWLGLSRQVAAPYILFTLFTRTLGYPITALWFSILGIVWISAGIAFWFARRTVNRVQDSIQRSESVTKPTQQ; from the coding sequence GGTAGCCGTACCTGCCAGTGTGGGATTTTTCTTCAATACCATGTTCAACGTGGTGGACACATGGTGGGCAGGGCGCATCGACACCCATGCAGTGGCCGCATTGGCCCTGTCCCTGCCGGTCTATTTCATCATCACTGCCCTGGCCAGCGGCATCGGCACCGGCTCCACAGCGCTCATGGGTTCAGCACTCGGAGCCAGGGACCGGGACCAGGCAGCACTCATTGCCGTGCAGATGCTCAGCTTCGGCATCTTCGTTTCCGCCTTCCTGGCCTGGTTCGGACTGATCTTTTCCCCGGATATCTTCGGCTGGCTCGGAGCCGAAGGCTCCTACCTCACGACCTGCCTGGAGTACATGAGTCCGATTTTTTCCTGTAATTTCTTTACAGTATCCCTCTTTCTCTTCAACGCAGTGCTCCAGTCCCAGGGGGACACGCGGAGTATGCGCAACGTGCTCATCCTGATGGCCACCCTGAACGTCGCATTTGACCCCTGGTTCATTCACGGCGGATTCGGGCTGCCTGCCATGGGACTGGCCGGCGTGGCCTGGGCCACGGTCCTCCTGCAGGGGGTCGGAGCGGTCTACCTGTTGGTCAAGGCGCGCCGGACCGGTCTGCTCAAGACAAACAGCGGTCGCAACCTCATCCCCCGCCCGAAAATCTACGCCGAAATCGCCCGTCAGGGGTTCCCGGCGTCACTGAATTCCATGACCATCGCGCTCGGCTTCTTTGTGATTTTCCGTTTCGTCTCGGGATTCGGCCCGGAAGCGGCAGCGGCATACGGCATCGCCACCCGCATCGACCAGATTATTCTCCTGCCGACCATCGGCCTGTCTGTTGCCGCCCTGACCATCACGGCCCAAAACTACGGCGCAAACAGGATCGACCGCATCAGGGAGAACATGAAAAAAAATCTCCTTTACGGCGCTATGCTGATCCTGCCGCTGTCCGTGCCCATCTTCCTGTTCGCGGAACCGCTCATGCGAATCTTCACCGACGACCCGGCTGTGACGGCCATCGGTGCCGAGTATTTGCGTATCGACGCCTTCACCCTCTACGGCTACGTGGCCATCTTCGTCCCCACCTCGATCCTCCAAGGCATGAAACGTCCGCTTTTCGCCATCTGGCTGGGCCTCTCCCGCCAGGTCGCCGCACCATACATCCTGTTCACCCTGTTCACCCGAACGCTGGGCTATCCCATAACCGCCCTGTGGTTCTCCATCCTCGGCATCGTCTGGATATCCGCAGGCATAGCCTTCTGGTTTGCCCGCAGGACCGTCAACAGGGTCCAGGACAGCATCCAGCGCTCCGAGTCCGTCACAAAACCCACTCAACAATAG